Proteins encoded together in one Planctomyces sp. SH-PL14 window:
- a CDS encoding esterase — protein MRVRLLIPLVAVVLVTNAAHGQNGFGPRPPAFESVEVSSERALTFRLFAPKAEEVRLVSADLPGSDFAGRPMKKRDDGVWEATTAAVPAGAYRYHFHVDGLAVMDPRNPATSESNMNASSLVLVPGSASFDTRDVPHGAISQVTYHSQVLSRQRRLHVYTPPGYERGTETYPVLYLLHGAFDCDASWSSIGRAGAILDNLIADGGAKPMVVVMPMGHTGPFQFGPGGNFEKQMKEFVEEFQRDIRPLAETRYRLRDGREHRAIAGLSMGGAQTLEIALANLADYGDVGVFSSGVFGIDRGDGAEKWIQKHSRVLEDAEVKKDVRVWFATGREDFLIGTSRKTVEVFKEKGFAVTYVETAGGHTWLNWRDYLHQFAPRLFQREGTAPAEGSASKPAAP, from the coding sequence ATGAGAGTTCGACTGCTCATTCCGCTGGTCGCCGTAGTCCTTGTCACCAATGCCGCTCACGGGCAGAACGGCTTCGGGCCGCGCCCGCCCGCTTTCGAGTCCGTCGAGGTCTCGTCGGAACGGGCCCTCACGTTCCGTCTCTTCGCCCCCAAGGCGGAAGAGGTCCGCTTGGTCAGCGCCGACCTTCCCGGCAGTGATTTCGCCGGACGGCCGATGAAGAAGCGGGACGACGGAGTCTGGGAAGCGACCACCGCCGCCGTTCCGGCCGGAGCCTACCGATACCACTTCCATGTCGACGGCCTGGCGGTCATGGATCCCCGCAATCCGGCGACGAGCGAGTCGAACATGAACGCGTCGAGCCTGGTCCTCGTCCCCGGCTCCGCCAGCTTCGACACGCGGGACGTTCCGCACGGGGCGATCTCCCAGGTCACGTACCATTCCCAGGTCCTCTCCCGCCAACGCCGCCTGCACGTCTATACGCCCCCCGGTTACGAGCGCGGCACCGAAACCTATCCGGTGCTGTACCTGCTCCACGGGGCGTTCGACTGCGATGCCTCCTGGAGCTCGATCGGACGGGCCGGGGCGATCCTCGACAATCTCATCGCCGATGGGGGAGCGAAACCGATGGTGGTCGTCATGCCGATGGGGCACACCGGCCCGTTTCAGTTCGGTCCCGGCGGCAACTTCGAGAAGCAGATGAAGGAGTTCGTCGAGGAATTCCAGCGGGACATCCGTCCCCTCGCCGAGACCCGATACCGCCTCCGGGACGGCCGCGAGCACCGCGCCATCGCGGGACTCTCGATGGGGGGCGCCCAGACGCTGGAGATCGCCCTGGCGAATCTCGCGGATTACGGGGACGTCGGCGTCTTCAGTTCGGGAGTCTTCGGCATCGACCGGGGCGACGGGGCGGAGAAGTGGATCCAGAAGCACAGCCGCGTCCTGGAGGATGCCGAGGTCAAAAAGGACGTGCGGGTCTGGTTCGCCACCGGACGGGAGGATTTCCTGATCGGAACGTCCCGGAAGACGGTCGAAGTCTTTAAGGAGAAAGGTTTCGCCGTCACCTACGTCGAGACGGCGGGGGGCCACACCTGGCTGAACTGGCGCGACTACCTGCACCAGTTCGCGCCGCGGCTGTTCCAGCGGGAAGGGACTGCCCCCGCGGAGGGCTCCGCGTCAAAGCCGGCGGCCCCGTGA
- a CDS encoding MarR family winged helix-turn-helix transcriptional regulator, giving the protein MTAHELAMSLRLAYLALHRRTDAVMAQAGITADQFVVLAALSEGMTLTQSELGARIGSDRNTVRAMLVLLERRGFVERTPQPLDRRARRVALTKEGRSTFRTLWRKSDTLRQELVTSLAPEQTATLVQLLRSLTASLSPADTPATSSP; this is encoded by the coding sequence ATGACCGCCCATGAGCTCGCGATGTCGCTGCGGCTGGCCTACCTGGCGCTCCATCGTCGGACCGATGCCGTCATGGCACAGGCCGGCATCACCGCCGATCAGTTCGTCGTCCTGGCCGCGCTGTCCGAGGGGATGACACTCACGCAGAGCGAGCTCGGCGCGCGAATCGGCTCCGACCGCAACACCGTCCGGGCCATGCTCGTTCTCCTGGAACGCCGCGGGTTCGTCGAGCGGACACCCCAACCGCTCGACCGAAGGGCCCGACGGGTCGCGCTGACAAAAGAGGGACGGAGCACCTTTCGCACGCTCTGGCGGAAGAGCGACACCCTCCGCCAGGAACTCGTCACGAGCCTGGCTCCCGAACAGACCGCCACGCTGGTGCAGCTCCTCCGGTCCCTCACCGCCAGCCTCAGTCCGGCAGACACGCCAGCCACATCTTCGCCCTGA